The following proteins are co-located in the Roseovarius arcticus genome:
- a CDS encoding NAD(P)/FAD-dependent oxidoreductase yields MTKFAAAKSAPYWRETVTNPVTAAPLDGDITCDLAIVGGGFSGLWSALKARERMPDARIVVLEGGQMGNAASGRNGGFCAPSISHGVSNAVARWPGEAEALVRLGRENLDELEADLDTYAIDAEFEREGKLNVAAAPWQVAGLRDMQATYARFGIKTELLEGAALDARFDTPRYHAGLFEPNYALVNPAKLVDGLAKAAIAQGVQVFEDTKVTGIANAQENVGLTTAAGIITAAQAILATNAAVPLLRRVRPLIIPVFDYTLMSEPLTDTQLKSIGWQGRYGIADSGNQFHYFRKTADNRILWGGYDAVYHYGSGRGEELHHRDITYSRIEANFRDAFPALGDIGFTHRWGGIIDTSARLTAFVGTAMGGRVAYAAGFSGQGVAATRFGALTMLDRLQERKTERTELKMLRSIAIPFPPEPLRSLGIKWAQRDLAREDATGHRSVFLKTLDRFNIGFGS; encoded by the coding sequence ATGACCAAATTCGCCGCCGCGAAATCCGCGCCTTACTGGCGCGAGACCGTTACCAATCCGGTGACTGCCGCGCCGCTGGACGGCGATATCACCTGCGATCTGGCAATCGTCGGGGGCGGCTTTTCGGGCCTCTGGTCGGCCCTAAAGGCGCGCGAGCGGATGCCAGATGCCCGTATCGTGGTGCTGGAGGGCGGCCAGATGGGCAACGCCGCCAGCGGGCGCAACGGCGGATTTTGCGCACCCAGCATCTCGCATGGGGTGAGTAATGCGGTTGCGCGCTGGCCCGGTGAGGCCGAGGCGCTGGTCCGGCTGGGACGCGAAAACCTCGACGAACTAGAGGCCGATCTGGACACTTACGCCATCGACGCCGAGTTTGAGCGTGAGGGCAAGCTGAACGTCGCCGCGGCGCCTTGGCAGGTAGCTGGATTGCGGGACATGCAGGCGACCTACGCACGCTTCGGGATCAAGACAGAGCTGCTGGAGGGTGCGGCGCTCGATGCGCGATTTGACACGCCGCGCTATCATGCTGGCCTTTTTGAGCCGAACTATGCGCTGGTGAACCCCGCCAAGCTGGTGGATGGGCTGGCCAAGGCAGCGATCGCGCAGGGCGTGCAGGTCTTTGAGGATACCAAGGTTACAGGCATCGCAAATGCGCAGGAAAATGTGGGCCTAACGACCGCCGCTGGTATCATCACGGCAGCGCAGGCGATCCTTGCGACCAATGCCGCCGTGCCGCTGCTGCGCCGGGTGCGGCCCTTAATCATCCCGGTTTTCGACTACACTTTGATGAGCGAGCCGCTGACGGACACGCAGCTAAAGTCCATCGGCTGGCAGGGGCGCTACGGCATCGCAGACAGCGGCAACCAGTTTCACTATTTTCGCAAAACGGCGGATAACCGCATCCTCTGGGGTGGGTATGACGCTGTCTATCACTACGGCAGCGGACGGGGCGAGGAATTGCATCACCGCGATATCACCTACTCGCGGATTGAGGCGAACTTTCGCGACGCGTTTCCCGCGCTTGGTGATATTGGGTTCACTCACCGCTGGGGCGGCATCATCGACACGTCCGCGCGCCTGACCGCCTTTGTCGGCACGGCCATGGGCGGGCGCGTCGCGTATGCCGCCGGTTTTTCCGGGCAGGGCGTGGCTGCGACGCGCTTTGGCGCGCTGACGATGCTGGACCGCCTGCAAGAGCGCAAGACGGAACGCACAGAACTCAAAATGCTGCGCAGCATTGCTATACCTTTCCCACCCGAGCCTCTGCGCAGTCTTGGCATAAAATGGGCGCAGCGCGACCTTGCGCGCGAGGACGCAACAGGGCATCGCTCAGTCTTTCTTAAAACGCTGGACCGGTTCAACATCGGCTTTGGCTCATAA
- a CDS encoding cupin domain-containing protein → MKAPVMRNPLEITDTVDWGIIPTMIEGESHVSGKVLHKGPDGQSECGLWICTPGKWDCHVTSDEFCHFIEGRCTYVHESGDVIEIAPDTAAFFPKDWKGVCTVHETIKKVYMIR, encoded by the coding sequence ATGAAAGCACCTGTGATGCGAAACCCGCTAGAGATCACCGACACTGTCGACTGGGGCATCATCCCCACCATGATAGAAGGAGAGAGCCACGTATCGGGCAAGGTCCTGCACAAGGGGCCGGATGGGCAGAGTGAATGTGGCCTCTGGATCTGCACCCCCGGTAAATGGGACTGCCACGTGACGTCGGACGAATTCTGTCACTTCATTGAGGGGCGCTGCACCTATGTCCACGAATCCGGCGATGTGATCGAAATAGCGCCCGACACGGCGGCGTTCTTCCCAAAGGATTGGAAGGGGGTCTGCACCGTCCATGAGACAATCAAGAAGGTCTACATGATCCGATGA
- a CDS encoding aldehyde dehydrogenase family protein, which yields MSSAPSSVYYLAPGFHASQGTPRDVVDPATLEVVGQRAEVRESEIETVLASVNAAQKIWAHTDAKSRAATLHKLASAIEAHDMTDCAILMSREMGKPYPEAIGEVANCAPIFRYYAEMARDEAGKVAGTTQMGSLQFARYEPLGVSVHIMPFNFPILLMCWTVAASLAAGNGAIIKPAEATTLSTLEFMKVFSGLPEGLVACLPGGVDVGTALVDSPKTHAIAFTGSVKAGRAVAEAAARRLKPAVIEAGGSDPMIITAHAPIAIAAAGAVTGAFHMSGQVCTSTERMYVVDAVHDEFVAAFVTETQRLRIGNGLQKSEIGPLVSEAARDKVARLVDDAVAQGAVVECGGGVPEGLETGWFYAPTILTNCTPDMAILNEEVFGPVAAIVRVPDFDTAIAMANDSEFGLGASVFTTDLNEAHEAYERLEAGMVWINNPMIDNDALPFGGWKNSGIGRELGRMGLDTFRRTKMVIMDHKPQRHDWWYPYDDDWFLDEGGRKHV from the coding sequence ATGTCTAGCGCCCCCTCATCCGTCTACTATCTCGCCCCCGGCTTTCACGCTAGCCAAGGCACACCGCGCGACGTGGTTGATCCTGCCACCCTAGAAGTCGTCGGCCAGCGCGCAGAGGTCAGGGAAAGTGAGATTGAGACCGTCCTTGCCTCGGTCAATGCTGCGCAGAAAATCTGGGCACATACCGACGCCAAGTCTCGCGCCGCGACCTTACACAAACTAGCCAGCGCAATTGAGGCGCATGACATGACAGACTGCGCAATCCTGATGAGCCGCGAGATGGGCAAGCCCTACCCAGAGGCCATCGGTGAGGTCGCCAACTGCGCGCCTATTTTCCGGTACTATGCCGAAATGGCCCGCGACGAGGCGGGGAAGGTGGCGGGCACCACGCAGATGGGATCACTGCAATTTGCTCGGTACGAGCCTTTGGGCGTGTCTGTCCATATTATGCCCTTCAACTTTCCCATCCTGCTGATGTGCTGGACCGTCGCCGCGTCACTTGCCGCAGGCAATGGGGCAATTATCAAGCCCGCCGAGGCGACAACCCTATCGACGCTGGAATTCATGAAGGTATTCTCGGGCCTGCCCGAAGGCCTCGTCGCCTGCCTGCCCGGCGGCGTGGATGTGGGCACGGCGCTGGTCGATAGCCCCAAAACCCACGCCATCGCCTTTACCGGATCGGTCAAGGCGGGCCGCGCCGTGGCCGAGGCCGCGGCACGGCGCCTGAAACCCGCGGTGATTGAGGCGGGTGGATCGGACCCGATGATAATCACCGCGCATGCCCCCATAGCCATCGCAGCAGCCGGAGCCGTTACTGGCGCATTCCACATGAGCGGCCAAGTCTGCACTTCGACCGAACGGATGTATGTCGTGGACGCAGTACATGACGAATTTGTCGCCGCATTCGTGACCGAGACGCAGCGCCTGCGCATCGGAAATGGCCTGCAAAAGTCCGAGATCGGCCCATTGGTCAGTGAGGCCGCCCGTGACAAGGTGGCACGTCTGGTCGATGACGCAGTCGCGCAAGGCGCAGTAGTCGAATGCGGCGGCGGCGTCCCTGAAGGGCTTGAAACCGGCTGGTTTTACGCCCCCACGATCCTCACGAATTGCACACCCGACATGGCAATCCTTAACGAAGAGGTGTTCGGCCCCGTCGCCGCCATCGTTCGCGTCCCCGACTTTGACACGGCCATAGCTATGGCCAATGACAGCGAGTTCGGCCTTGGCGCGTCGGTGTTCACCACTGACCTAAATGAGGCGCATGAAGCGTATGAGCGACTGGAGGCTGGCATGGTCTGGATCAACAATCCGATGATCGACAATGACGCGCTGCCGTTCGGCGGCTGGAAAAACTCCGGCATCGGGCGAGAGTTGGGGCGCATGGGCCTAGACACGTTCCGCCGTACAAAAATGGTCATCATGGACCACAAGCCACAACGCCACGACTGGTGGTATCCCTACGACGACGACTGGTTCCTTGACGAAGGTGGTCGCAAGCATGTGTAG
- a CDS encoding aminoglycoside phosphotransferase family protein, whose translation MTAAPATTLSTTSAAFLASEGYGGAILTPFTADASPRRYHRLEGCGLILMEDPTDPVGYAAYLRLSAHLNQLGLSAPRVLANDPENGLALIEDLGDATYAQCLRTGEDEHALYCLAVDALLHLHHDPRSAEVVQPLYDLDTHLNELAIFAEWFAPAIAPGLSDDFARDWRARWQGALAPIAERHDTLVMRDFHVDNLLLLSARSGVARCGLLDFQDAVIGPCEYDLMSLLQDARRDLAPGLEDEMLARYIENAPAGLGNAADIRQRYHILAAQRHARILGVFVRLDRLNGKQAYLKWIPRVAEQLRTALEAAQLRDITALLETHLPDWQAAAARITSTQHTERAC comes from the coding sequence ATGACCGCCGCGCCCGCCACGACGCTCAGTACCACTTCCGCCGCCTTTCTGGCATCGGAGGGCTATGGCGGGGCAATCTTGACGCCGTTCACTGCAGACGCCTCCCCCCGGCGGTATCACAGGCTGGAGGGGTGCGGCCTGATCCTAATGGAGGATCCAACCGATCCAGTCGGGTATGCCGCCTATTTGCGTCTGTCGGCGCACCTGAACCAGCTTGGATTGTCGGCCCCACGGGTGTTGGCGAATGATCCGGAAAATGGGCTCGCCCTGATCGAGGATCTGGGCGATGCGACCTATGCGCAATGCCTCAGGACGGGCGAGGACGAGCACGCGCTATACTGCCTCGCCGTTGATGCGCTGCTGCACCTGCACCACGATCCCCGCAGCGCCGAGGTGGTTCAGCCGCTCTATGATTTGGACACGCACTTGAACGAGCTGGCGATCTTTGCCGAATGGTTTGCGCCCGCCATCGCACCGGGCCTAAGCGACGATTTCGCGCGCGACTGGCGCGCCCGTTGGCAAGGCGCGCTAGCACCGATTGCAGAACGTCATGACACGCTGGTTATGCGCGATTTCCACGTCGATAACCTGCTTCTGCTGAGCGCGCGCAGCGGTGTGGCTCGCTGCGGTCTGCTGGATTTTCAGGATGCCGTCATCGGCCCGTGCGAGTATGACCTGATGTCACTCTTGCAAGATGCGCGCCGCGATCTGGCGCCGGGTCTGGAGGATGAAATGCTGGCGCGCTATATCGAAAATGCACCCGCTGGGTTGGGCAATGCTGCGGATATTCGCCAACGCTATCACATCCTCGCTGCGCAGCGACACGCGCGCATTCTGGGCGTTTTTGTGCGGTTGGACCGCCTGAATGGCAAGCAGGCCTACCTCAAGTGGATACCCCGCGTCGCGGAGCAATTGCGCACAGCGCTAGAAGCCGCGCAGTTACGCGACATCACAGCGCTGCTGGAGACACATCTGCCCGATTGGCAGGCTGCCGCCGCTCGGATCACCTCTACCCAGCACACTGAAAGGGCATGTTAA
- a CDS encoding cupin domain-containing protein — translation MTNPAHVIPFDKSVPASESITDDPAAVDTPYHATSWQHFQNEGKGATAGIWEAEPHLERCKCDFDEMCHILEGEVCLTDSAGVQRRFGAGDTFVVAAGFDGTWENLTHVRKVYFILA, via the coding sequence ATGACCAATCCCGCCCACGTCATCCCGTTCGACAAGTCTGTTCCCGCCAGCGAGAGCATCACAGACGATCCTGCCGCCGTCGACACACCCTATCACGCGACCAGTTGGCAACATTTCCAGAACGAGGGCAAAGGCGCGACTGCCGGGATATGGGAGGCGGAGCCACATCTGGAACGGTGCAAGTGCGATTTTGACGAGATGTGCCATATCCTTGAGGGTGAAGTGTGCCTGACCGACAGTGCAGGCGTACAGCGCCGGTTTGGCGCCGGTGATACCTTTGTCGTTGCTGCAGGCTTTGACGGGACGTGGGAAAACCTGACGCATGTGCGCAAGGTCTACTTCATCCTCGCCTGA
- a CDS encoding cupin domain-containing protein, which yields MTDLKSSAPHIHDATTYDDLADWGPQPDMIAGQSHSTGRLLHKGPGNSPETGVWVCSPGTWRICVPRDEFCHFVAGRVTYRRDGSDEVVEAGPGICVMFPAGWEGTAEITETLRNIYMLV from the coding sequence ATGACCGATCTCAAATCATCTGCGCCGCATATCCATGATGCCACGACCTATGACGATCTGGCCGATTGGGGCCCGCAGCCGGATATGATCGCAGGCCAGTCGCACTCGACCGGGCGGCTCTTGCACAAGGGGCCCGGCAACTCACCCGAAACGGGCGTCTGGGTCTGCTCCCCGGGCACTTGGCGCATCTGCGTGCCGCGAGACGAATTCTGCCACTTCGTAGCGGGCCGCGTCACCTACCGCCGCGACGGCAGCGATGAGGTGGTCGAGGCAGGCCCCGGAATTTGCGTCATGTTCCCCGCAGGCTGGGAAGGCACCGCAGAGATCACCGAGACACTGCGCAACATTTACATGCTGGTCTGA